The nucleotide sequence GACGACGGCCTTGTCCGTCTCGACGGAAACCAGCGGCTGATCGGTAACAATGTTATCGCCTTCGTTGACATACCAGTTCACGATCTCCGCCTCTTCGAGGCCCTCTCCCAGATCCGGCAAGACGAACTGGCGCATGGGACAAGTCCGCTGAAAATCAACTGAACTGGCAGGCTTTGCGCGCGGCCGTGACGATACGATCGACCGATGGCATCATGTGCTGTTCGAGCCGCGCCATCGGGATGACCGTGTCGTAGCCGGTGACGCGAGCCACAGGTGCGAGCAGAGAGGTCAGACTGCGTTCGGCGATCAGCGCAGCGATCTCGGCTCCGAATCCGCCAGTGCGCGTCGCCTCATGTACGATGACGCAGCGCCCGGTCTTTGTGACCGAACCGAGCACCGTGACTTCATCGTAAGGCTTGAGCGTAGCGAGATCGACAACCTCGGCGGCGATGCCGTCAACGGCGAGCGCGTCGGCAGCCGCCATGGTTTCCTTCAGCATCGCACCCCAGCTGATCAGTGTGACGTCGCGGCCTTCCCGCAGGACAAAGGCGACATCCAGCGGCAGGGCTTCACCGTTGTCCTCCACCTCGCCTTTCGCCGCGCGGTAGATGCGGGTCGGCTCGAGAAACACCACCGGATCAGGATCGCGGATCGCGGCGAGCAGCAATCGGTAAGCGCGTTCTGGCGACGATGGAATGACAACGCGCAAGCCGGGGATATGGGCGAGCATCGCCTCGGTACTTTCAGAATGATGCTCGGGGGCGCGAATGCCGGCGCCATGCGGCGTGCGCAGCACCATTGGACAGGTGAGCCGTCCCTGGGTGCGGTTGCGGATTCGGGAGGCATGGTTCACCAATTGATCGATGCAGGGATACAGAAATCCCATAAATTGGATCTCGCCGACGGGCCTCAATCCCTGCGCCGCCATGCCGACGCAGAGTCCGCTGATCAGGAGTTCGGCAAGAGGCGTATCGAGGACGCGCTCCGGGCCGAAACGCGCTTGTAGCCCGGCGGTCGCGCGGAAGACGCCGCCATTAATGCCGACATCTTCGCCAAGCACGACCACATCAGGATCGTCCTCCATCGCGCGGGCGAGCGCCAGATTGACCGCTTCGACCAGCGTCATCTCAGACATCGCCCTCTCCCGCGAGTTCGCGCCGCTGCGCGGCATAGGCCTCGGGCAGCCTGGCATAGAGATGATCGAACATAGTTTCGGGGCGGCGTTGCTCCGTTGCCAGGTAGCGCTCGACCGCCGCCTCGACGCGCGCATGGCACTCCGCGGCAAGCGCTTCCTCCTCCGCCTTGCTCCACATTTTCTGGCCGACGAGATAGTTCCTGAGGCGCGCAATCGGCTCTTCTTTCCAACGGGTCTGAACTTCGTCAGCCGAACGATATCGTGACGCGTCGTCAGAAGTTGTGTGATCGCCCAGCCGGTAGGTGACGGCCTCGACGAAGCGTGGCCCCTGGCCGTCGCGGGCTGCGACAATGGCGTCTTCAGCCGCGGCGCGCACCGCCACCACGTCGCTGCCATCCACCTGCTCGCCGATGAACCCGGCGGCGATGGCCTTCTGCGCCAGTGTTTCGCAGCCAGTTTGCAGTCGTAACGGTACCGAAATAGCCCATTGATTGTTGGTGACGACGAACACGACCGGCAATCTGTGCACGCCGGCAAAATTCATCGCTTCGTAGACGTCGCCCTTCGAGGTGGCGCCATCGCCGAACATGCATACGGCGACGCGCGGTTCCCTGCGCAGCTTGAAGGCGTAGGCAACACCAGCGGCATGCGGCGCCTGCGATCCCACGGGAACGCAAAACGGGAAATCCTCGACCGGCCCGGAGAAGTGATTGCCGCGTTCGTCGCCGCCCCAGAACAGCAGAATCTCCTCCAGTTTGACACCGCGCCAGATCAGGGCGCCATTGTCCCGGTAGGAGGGCAGCAGGACGTCTTCCCCTCGCATCGCGCTGGCTATGCCAACTGAGACCGCCTCCTGGCCGAGCGAAACGGCATAGGTCCCAAGCCGGCCGGTACGCTGCAATGCGACGGCCTTTCGGTCAAAGATGCGCAGCAACACCATCGCTCGATAGAGCGCGGTGAGAAGGCTGGCATCGGAGGCGAATGCAGGGAGCGGCCGGTTGATCGAACCGTCTGGCGCGAGGTAATTGCGGTGACGCACTTCAAAGCGCGCGATCACCGGGAGCCCTGCGTCTGCCATTTTTTTACTGGCCACGTCCTCGCTCCCAGAGCGATTCTGCATCCCACAGTTCATAATTGGTGCTGGGCCGGCGCAATACAAGATGGGTGCGCCCAATCGCATCGCCATTGCTGCACCGCGGGCTCGCGGGATCAGCCTTCACCATCGTGGAAACGGCGCCACGTCAGCGGTATATCAAGGCACGGCAAACGGTCAGGTTGTCGTTGTCACAACTCGCCGTTGGAGGCGGTTCACCGGGTCGACGGTGCCGTCTTACACGGCTTGGAATCCCTGACATCGAACCGGCCCATCGCGCCCGCAATCACGAAGTCGTTGTAGTCGAGCACCAGCGCGCGGGAGACGCCGTTCTCGAACAGCTCGAACGACATCGCGTAAACCGGCGTCTGCTCGCCTTCGTTGGTCTTGGCATCGCGATCGTAATAGCTCACGGTCACGGGCCAACGGGTCAGCGTCTTCATCTGGTCGTTGGCGGTCGAGGGATCGGGAGACGCGATGCTGCGGCTACCCGGGATCGGCTGCCCGATCACCGACAGCGTGTTGTAGACCTTCTCGCCATTGTCGGAGCCGTCATAGACCATCAGTTCCAGCACCGATTTGCCCTCGCGCGCGGCGGCGATGATGTGCTGGATCTGCTCGGTCGGGAACACGACCTTGCCGTCGAGTTCGAACGTCTTCGCAACCGGCTGCTTCAGTTTGACCGTGATGCGGTCACCGACCCGTTCAGCCACGCCGTCGATTGGAGCGGAATCGGCATCGTTCATCCGGGTGTCGATCTTGAAACGGTAGCTCTTGCCGGCAGCGTCTTCCCAGGAGTGCGAGCGAAGATCGCTCAGCGTCAGCTTGCCCTCGCCGCTGTCGAGTTCGGACACCTGGCGGAATTCGGACGTGTAGCCCTCGCAGGCGCTGCCCGAAAAATTGTAGAGGATGCGCCCGCGCGCCCCTGATATCGCGTTGGTCCCGCGCGACTTGACGAGCTTCAATTCATAGAGCGCCTGATGGGCCAGAAACGGCCCGCCGGCGCCCGCCAGCGCCGGTCCGCTGGCGAAGCCGGAGATCAGGGTTGCGGCAGCAGAGAACGCCAAAGCGCGGACCGGAATCGGGAACGAGCTAGCCATGTCCAGTTTTATCCTCGAAGGAGATTCGCTTACATTAGTGATGGCTCCATTGCGTCGCAACTAGGGCGACGCCTGGGAAACGCACGAATTTGACGCCGGAAGCCTTGCTTTTCGGCAATTTTACAGGCGATTTTCGCTGACCGCACCCGTGCGCCACCGATCCACCCTCGCTTGCAACCGGCGGCGCGATGCGCGAAACAGTGCGGCCTGATCTCGGATCAGGAAAGTCAAATCAATCGGGGAAGAAAAACATGGCGGGTACGGTCGAACAGAAGCTGGCGGCGCAAGGCATCGTCCTGAACGAGCCGCGCACCCCAATGGCGAATTACGTCGGCTTCGTGCGTACCGGCAATTTGCTGTTCGTCTCCGGCCAGGTTTGTGCCGATGCGGAAGGCAAGCTGATCGCCAAGGGTAAGTTAGGCGCCGGCGTCACCATCGAACAGGGCTACGCGGCGGCGCAAGGCTGCGGCGTCAACCTGCTGGCGCAGGTCAAGGCCGCGCTCGGCGATCTCGACAAGGTGGTCCGCGTGGTCAGGCTCGGCGGCTTCATCAATTCCGCGCCTGATTTCCTCGACGGGCCCAAAGTGCTCAACGGCACCTCCGACCTGATGGTCACCGCCTTCGGCGACAAGGGCCGGCATGCCCGCACCACCGTCGGCGTCGCTTCGCTACCCTCGGATGCCGCCGTCGAGGTCGACGCCATCTTCGAGGTGTCCTGAGCGGAGTACCCCTCATGCGCGCGCCGGACTGGCTGACGGCACGGCCGGTCGCCCATCGCGGCCTGCATGATATTGCCCGCGGCATCGTCGAAAACATGCCGGCGGCCGCGCAGGCGGCCGTCGACGGCAATTTCGCTATCGAATGCGACATCCAGCTTTCGTCGGATGGCGAGGCGATGGTGCATCACGACAACACGCTCGGCCGCCTCACCGAAGGTTCCGGCGCCTTGCTCGGCAAGACCGCAGCCGAACTCAAGGCGGTTCAGTTCAAGAACACGCCAGAGCGGATGATGACGCTCGGCGATCTCTGTGCGCTCGTTGCCGGCCGTGTGCCGCTGGTGATCGAGGTCAAAAGCCATTTCAATGGCGACCGCCGGCTGGTGAAGCGGATGGCTGACGTGCTGGCCTCGTATGACGGCCCGGCCGTCGGCATGTCGTTCGATCCGGATCAGGTGGTGGCGCTGCGTGAACTGATCCCGGGCCGCGCCCGCGGCATCGTGGCCGAGCACGAATATACCGCCGAAGAGTGGCCGGAAGCGTCCGCGGAGCAGCGCCGCGGCATGACGCATCTGCGCCATGCCTTCCACACCCGGCCGCATTTCGTTGCCTATTGGGTGGATGAGCTGCCGGCGGCCGCGCCGTGGATCGCCCGCAATATTTTCGGTCTGCCGCTGTTGAGTTGGACCGTGCGCACGCCGGAGCAGCGCGCCCGCGCCGCGCGCACTGCCGACCAGATGATCTTCGAGGGGTTCCTGCCGGGAACCTGATGCGCAGCCACCCACCTTGAACTCGTCCGCCTGATGCACGATCTTTGCAACGTTGGCCACCATGCGCGATGGCTGATCGCACGATGGGATCGGTCCGAATTTTTTAGATGGCGTCATCCGAAATCACCCTCGAAGCCGTCCCCTCCGTCACCGACATACCGGCTGCGGATTGGGATGCCTGCGCCAATCCGCCTGGCGACCCGACCAGTCTCGAAAACCTCGACACGCTGGCCCTCAGCGGCTCTCAAAGCGATGCCTGCAAGCCGGCCTATAACCCCTTCGTTTCTCACGCATTTTTTGCAGCCGCCGAAGCTTCCGGCTCGGCCTGCGCCCGCACCGGCTGGGGGGCGCGGCATCTCGTGGCACGGCTCGACGGCAAGATCGCCGGCATCGTCCCCTGCTATCTGAAAACCCACTCGCAAGGCGAGTACGTCTTCGACCGCGGCTGGGCGGATGCTTATGAGCGCGCCGGCGGACGCTATTATCCGAAACTGCAGGCCTCGGTCCCTTTTACCCCCGCCACCGGCCCGCGGCTGCTGATCCGCGATAGCGTCGATCGCGAGCAGATCGGAACCGCGCTTGCGAGCGGCCTGATGGCGCTGTGCAACGCGACCGACGCCTCCTCCGTGCATGTGACCTTTGCCCGCGAAGCCGAGGCGAAATTTTTAGGGCGGCACGGCTTCCTGCTGCGCAACGACCAGCAGTTTCACTGGCACAATGAAGGCTACGCGAGTTTTGAGGATTTTCTCACGTCGCTGAATTCGCGCCACCGCAAGGCGATCAAGCGCGAGCGGCGCGAGGCCACGTCCGCCGGCGTCACGATCCACCGCCTGACCGGCGCCGACATCACCGAGCAAGCATGGGATGCATTTTTCGCGTTCTATATGGAGACCGGCTCACGCAAATGGGGCCGGCCTTATCTGACCCGAAAATTCTTCTCGCTGATCGGCGAGAGCATGAGCCGCGACGTGCTGTTGGTGATGGCCAAACGCAACGGCCGCTGGATTGCCGGCGCCATCAATTTCATCGGCTCGGATACGCTGTTCGGCCGCAATTGGGGCGCGGTCGAGCATCACCCCTTCCTGCATTTCGAGGTCTGCTACTATCAGGCGATCGATTTCGCGATCCAGCGCGGCCTGAAAATTGTCGAGGCCGGCGCGCAGGGCGAGCACAAGCTGGCGCGCGGTTACCTGCCGCAAACCACTTACTCCGCGCACTTCATTGCCGATCCCGATTTGCGACGCGCGATTGCCGACTATCTGAAGCGCGAGCGCGCCTATGTGGCGGAGGTCGGGCGCGAACTGACCCAGGCCGGCCCGTTCCGCAAGGCAGCCGACGAGGCTTGACCTGTTCAGCTAGCGACGTGAGATTGCACCAAACCTCGAGGGAAAAACTATGCCCGCTTATGACGCCAACAACCCCTTCGCAAAGATCCTGCGCGGCGAGTTTCCCTGCCACAAGGTCTATGAGGACGACCACGTGCTGGCGTTCCTCGACATCATGCCGCGTTCGCCGGGCCATACGCTGGTGATCCCAAAAGTCCCTGCCCGCAACATCCTCGACATCACCCCCGACGACTACGCCCATGTCGCGCGCGCCGCTCACAAGATCGCCACCGCTGCCATGAAGGCCTTCAACGCCGACGGCATCACCGTCCAGCAATTCAACGAGCCCGCCGGCGGACAAGTAGTGTTTCATTTGCACATGCACGTGATGCCACGCCACGACGGCGTCGCGCTGCTGCCACCCGCGAGCCGCAAGGAAGAAGTGAAGGTGCTGGAGGACAACGCGACCAAGCTGATGGCGGCGCTGGGGTAGCCGGGTTACCCGCCGAACTCTACCCGCGTCATTCCGGGGCGATGCGAAAGCATCGAACCCGGAATCTCGAGATTCCCCGATGCGCATCTGAGGTCTGGTGCTGGGGCACCATCCCGGAACGACGCCGCGTGAGAGAGCCCGCTCTCACCGCCGAGGTCTCCTATGGAATTCGATCATTGTTCGGGGCGCGACTTCCTGACATTGCATGACAGTCCGAGGCCGCGCTGCATCGCCCTCAATGCCTTCGATCGTGACGGTCTGGCGACTTTTGCTCCATACGACCCGGCGAGGGACATCAAAATTCATGGACAACGTGACCCCATCCTGACCGACATCCGTCACCTCGCCCCGATACCCTCTTCCCTCTTTGCCGCGCTCGAAGAGCGCCTGTTTCGAAGCAGCATCCATCGTGAAGTACATGTATCCCGCGTCTTCACAGCGGACGGAGATTGGGTGCTGAATCGGATCGCGAACCCGGAAGCTCAAAATGCTTCTCGGCGGGGTGATCGTGCACTGGTGGATCAGTGTCGGCCGAAAGGTGGCGTCATCTATTCCCGGCCAAGTCATCGTCTTTTGATCGCGATCGAAAATCAGGTCGAGCCTTCCCGGAAGGACGGGCACGATGAATTCGATTTTTCCATCTTCCGTGGAAATGATCTCTCCCGAGTATGCATTGATCCCGAAATTTGTTTCGACATTCATCGGTGGCGTTTCAAAGACGACTGCCTTTGCATCGATGTCGAAGGTCGCGAAGTAGGGGCGGACCGGAACGCCACCTTCACACCGCACCGAAAATAATTCAGTCGCTGCTGTGCAATCCAGCGTCAGCACGAGAAAGAGAAGGACAGGGAGGCCCATGAGCCGCTTCATATCGCACGCTCCGTGCGCACATGAGAACCTCCCCCGCGGCTTGGCAGCAACGGAAGGCAGTTCGAATTCTCAACATTGCCGGATGATGAATTGGCCGGATGAACCTGGCGGCCGCGCGATCGAAGTGCGCTGCGCCAATACACACTGCAGGTATTGCGAACGCCAGTCACAACCACAGCCCCTGGGCCGCCAGCACACTGCGTGTCGCTCACCTCAACTGCCCTGCTGCGGACACTAGCATCTCTAAGCTGTAAAGACATGCCGCACACCTAATCGATTCCACGACAGCGTGCATGCCACACAACCAAAATAGTGAAGATTTAATTCAAATTTCTGATTCGCGGTCCAACTGCTCGAAGACGCTCATTCGAACCTCACAACCGGCTCGTTTGCAGATGACAGCCGAAAGACGGCGCTCACTCCGTCTCGAAATCGCCTGCCTGCGGCGGCGCCAACGGGGTGAATTCGCAGCGGTCGGGCTTGACGTCGAGCAGCGGCGTTTCGTCGAGACAGTCGAGACCACGCACGAGGATCACGTTGCCTTCGATCGCAACGAACTTCACGATCGAGGTGCCGATCGGGTTCGGCCGCACCGGCGAGCGCAGCGAAAACGTGCCGCGGGTTTTCTGGTTGTTCTTCGGGCTTTGCAGCACCAGATCGCGGCGCGACTGGTGGAGCCAGTAGATCACTTCGAGATTTTCATAGAAGTCGACGCCCTTGATCGCGGGCACCCACGGCTCGAAAATCTCCAGCCGGCAGACCGGGCCGTCATGGCGGCCCTGCCGCGGCGTCTCCAGCCGCGATTTCCAGGGCGTGCGGATGCGGCCGATAAACACCAGCCCGGCATCGCGGGTCGGCGGCATGTCGACGGTGATTTCGCCCTCGCGGACTTCAGTCTTCTGAACCATTGACCAATCCAGTAAAAGTGGTACCCCGCCAATTCAAGCCATTTTCCTTGCCGCGCCGGACAGTAGCGGATTATCCGCCGCCTGCAATCAACCGAGCCACCATTTCCCGGCCAGCAGCACGATCTCGCCGCAGACCACGCCGGCAAAGATCGAGCGCCGCGTGAGCATGAACACTGCGAATCCGGCGGCGACCGCGCCATAGCGCAGCCAGTCCGGCACGCCGGCGAGCGCGCCCGGCGGTTGCACCAGGATCTGCGCGATGACGCCGGCGAGGATCGCGGTCGCCACCGCCCTGACCCACACCAGGACTTCCGAGCCCTCGTCGACGCCCGCACCGAACCAGAGCCCGGCCATGCGCCAGACCTCGTTGGGCAGGAAGCCCGCGAGCACCAGGACCAACAGCGCGTGCGGGCTGCCGAAAAATTCGTTCATGCGCGCACCTTCCTGCGCCACCGGTGAACGCCGTAAGCAATGGTGCCGGCGGTGACGCCGCTGATCAAAATATCGACGCCGGTATGCAGCATCGACACCAGCGGAAACAGCGCGATCCCGAGCCCCAGCGCCAGCACGTCCGATATCTGCCTGCAGTTGCGCGCGGTCGACAGCAGGAACGCCAGCGGCGTCAGTAGCAGGATCGCCGCGGCAAACAGCGGCGGCAGATTGGCGGCCAGGCCATAACCGAGCGTGGTGGCGACCATGCAAACGGTAACAAGCCCGCAGCCGAGCCCATGTGTGAACGCAATCCGCCGCTCGCGCGGCACCCTTGGCAGCAGCCGGTAGCATTCGACCCACAGCGTGACCGCAATGAAGTGCGTCGCCAGCACGAGGTGGCGGCGCTTGGTCTGCGGTGTCTTCATCAGCGGCAAGACCGACACCACCATCGGAAACAGCCGGATCGCACTCACCGTCACCGCAATCGCCGCCTGTACCGCGGTCGCCCCTGACCCAAGTGTCGAGATCAGGATGATCTGTGCGGGCCCCGCCCAGATCAGCAGCGTGCTGCCGAGCACCCAGCCCAGGCTGAAATGGCTGTCATGGGCCAGCGCGCCGATGCCGAGATAGGTCGCAAACAGCACCAGCGTCAGCACCGTCGACGCGACCGAACTCATGCCCCACGCGAACGCGCGAATGGGGCTTTTCCATTGGGAAGAAGAGAGCTGAGGTAGCGCCAATTGCGACCGGGTGAGGTTTGACCGTCGTGAGCATAGGGCTGACGAAAGCTGCCTGCGTCAAGCAAGCGAAGGCTCAAGGCCGCCATGCAGCAGGTCCGGTAGCTCGGATGGCGCGCAGCGCAATCCGGGGAATCTCACAAGTGGGCACACCGCCCGGGATTTCGCGGAGCCTGTCATCACTGTGCGAGCGCAATTGCGCTCGTCGCGGGGCGCGCATTCGCGCGACCCGTTGGCTCCATCCGGACTTGTATGGGGTAGTAGTTGTCAAGGGGATTGATCGATCAGGGCATGGCTTTGCCTTTGGCATGTTCGGTGGAGGGCGATGCGCCCTTTGATCCCGATGGATAGCCGCTGCGCCGGACGCAGCCACCGTCAAGGTTGGCCGCAGGCCACCGCCGGAGGCGGCGCGGAGCGGCCTTGACGGTGGCGAGGCCGGAGCAAAGCTTTCGGATCGGGACGTTTCGAGGCGCGCGATTGACGGCTTGACGTGATGTCCGGGACTGGGCCGTGACGTCGTTATGCGGCCAACACCGCATCAACTTGTATCCGGTCGGGTGTGGTGGCCCGAACCCTGATCTTTCATGCACGGGTGAAGGTAAGGCCCAGAAGAGACGGGACCCATCTACGAAAGCGGAATCCGAAGACCCAAGCCCGGGTTCGGTCACACGTCTGTCCTGGGTCACGTCGGTCGTCATTGGCGCACCGGCGTTGCTTAAAAGCTCGGACGCATGACGGCGCCGCTCGGCACGAGGCCGGTCTCCAGATAGCGCCAGAGGGCCACCATCAGCTTGCGCGCCAGCGCCACGATGGCGATCTTGCGGATGCGGCCCTTGAGGTTACCAACCCGCTCGCGGAACCAGCGGCTCAGCTCGGTGTCGGGCTGATGCCTCAGCCACAGCCAGGCGAGCTCGATTGCGGTGGTTCGCGCACGGCGGTTGCCAGCTTTGCTGATGCCCTGTTGTCGACGGCGGGCGCCGCTGTCGTAGGGCACGTCGGTTAGTCCGACGCAGCTGCCGAGCTGACGGCGGTTCTTAAAGTCACGGTAGAAGACCTCGTTGGCCAGGAGCTGGGCGATGTGCGGGCCAATCGCCTTGAGTTGGGCAAGCTGAACCGCCTTCGCCTCTGCCGAGTCCTTTGCCGGGGTCCGATGCGCGGCCGCATTCGCTGCCTCGAGCCCCTTGATCTGCTTGTGTACCAATACCAGCCGCTCATGCTCGCGACGGATCTCGTCCTTCAGCCGTGGCGGCAGAACGCGGCCATCGCCGGTACGCATCGCATCCAGACTCGCCAAGAAGCCCGGCTTCAGGGGCATGACATCGCGGATGCCCTGGCCATGCAGCAGCCCCTTGATCCGGTTGCTGTGCCCGGTGCGCTCCTGCAGCAGCCGCTCGCGCTCGCGCGTACGCCGCTTGCGATCCTCGTCCTCAGGCGTGGGAACCCGAACCATGCTGCAAACCCGCGGTTCGCCGCGCAGGTAAGCCAGAAACGAGCGCATCAACTGCGCCAAGTCGATCCGATCGGTCTTGGCCCGCCGTGCCCGCCGGTTCACCTCGATGCTCGACGCATCGATCTCGTGATTGAGCACCTCGTTGTCGGCCAGCCAGCGGTGCAGCCAATGACCGTCGAGACCGGCTTCATAGCACGACAGAATACGAACCAGCTTCCCCGTCTGCTCCGCCTTCGATCGAGCCTTGACCAGCAAAGCTGCCAACGCCGCCAAGTCGCCACCGTCAATCCGGTAACGGCTCATCTTCTCGGTACCGGGCAGCATGATGCCTAGCTGCCATTTCGCCTTGCTCAGTTCGAAAGCAACGTAAACTGTGGCATACTTGCAGCCGGCGGGTGTGTCAGCGTGATCTGTGCACATCGTGGATCCTCTGGGTGAGTGGGTGGTCGCAAACTCAACTTACCCCCTGACCACCTGCCACCCCATAGGATCTACGAGTGATGCTTCACCCCGGCACGCCCCTATTGCGTAACACGAAGCACGCCCCGCCCGCTTTGCGGATGCGGTTGCAGAGATCATCCGCAGCAGATCTTGTGTCGGCGCCGATCCGTACCTGGTAGAAGGCGCGCGTGCCGCGGCTGCGCATCACCGAACTGAGCAGGCTCGGATCCTGGTCGCCGATCACGGCGCTGAGCCGTTTCATGGCGCGCGCGTACATCGCGAGCGCCTTGTCGCGGCTGAAGCCGGCGGCAAGCTGCACGCCCCACACTTTGGCGGCACCGAGCGTGATGCGGTTCTCGAGTTCGGTGATGAAGGGACTGGGCGCCTGTTTCAGCAACGCCATCAACTCGCGGCAGCTCGACGTCGGTATCCGCTCCGGTGGTCTGCCGCCCTTCTGCGCACTGG is from Bradyrhizobium sp. AZCC 2176 and encodes:
- a CDS encoding alpha-ketoacid dehydrogenase subunit beta — translated: MSEMTLVEAVNLALARAMEDDPDVVVLGEDVGINGGVFRATAGLQARFGPERVLDTPLAELLISGLCVGMAAQGLRPVGEIQFMGFLYPCIDQLVNHASRIRNRTQGRLTCPMVLRTPHGAGIRAPEHHSESTEAMLAHIPGLRVVIPSSPERAYRLLLAAIRDPDPVVFLEPTRIYRAAKGEVEDNGEALPLDVAFVLREGRDVTLISWGAMLKETMAAADALAVDGIAAEVVDLATLKPYDEVTVLGSVTKTGRCVIVHEATRTGGFGAEIAALIAERSLTSLLAPVARVTGYDTVIPMARLEQHMMPSVDRIVTAARKACQFS
- the pdhA gene encoding pyruvate dehydrogenase (acetyl-transferring) E1 component subunit alpha, which gives rise to MADAGLPVIARFEVRHRNYLAPDGSINRPLPAFASDASLLTALYRAMVLLRIFDRKAVALQRTGRLGTYAVSLGQEAVSVGIASAMRGEDVLLPSYRDNGALIWRGVKLEEILLFWGGDERGNHFSGPVEDFPFCVPVGSQAPHAAGVAYAFKLRREPRVAVCMFGDGATSKGDVYEAMNFAGVHRLPVVFVVTNNQWAISVPLRLQTGCETLAQKAIAAGFIGEQVDGSDVVAVRAAAEDAIVAARDGQGPRFVEAVTYRLGDHTTSDDASRYRSADEVQTRWKEEPIARLRNYLVGQKMWSKAEEEALAAECHARVEAAVERYLATEQRRPETMFDHLYARLPEAYAAQRRELAGEGDV
- a CDS encoding cell envelope integrity EipB family protein produces the protein MASSFPIPVRALAFSAAATLISGFASGPALAGAGGPFLAHQALYELKLVKSRGTNAISGARGRILYNFSGSACEGYTSEFRQVSELDSGEGKLTLSDLRSHSWEDAAGKSYRFKIDTRMNDADSAPIDGVAERVGDRITVKLKQPVAKTFELDGKVVFPTEQIQHIIAAAREGKSVLELMVYDGSDNGEKVYNTLSVIGQPIPGSRSIASPDPSTANDQMKTLTRWPVTVSYYDRDAKTNEGEQTPVYAMSFELFENGVSRALVLDYNDFVIAGAMGRFDVRDSKPCKTAPSTR
- a CDS encoding RidA family protein, coding for MAGTVEQKLAAQGIVLNEPRTPMANYVGFVRTGNLLFVSGQVCADAEGKLIAKGKLGAGVTIEQGYAAAQGCGVNLLAQVKAALGDLDKVVRVVRLGGFINSAPDFLDGPKVLNGTSDLMVTAFGDKGRHARTTVGVASLPSDAAVEVDAIFEVS
- a CDS encoding glycerophosphodiester phosphodiesterase family protein, giving the protein MRAPDWLTARPVAHRGLHDIARGIVENMPAAAQAAVDGNFAIECDIQLSSDGEAMVHHDNTLGRLTEGSGALLGKTAAELKAVQFKNTPERMMTLGDLCALVAGRVPLVIEVKSHFNGDRRLVKRMADVLASYDGPAVGMSFDPDQVVALRELIPGRARGIVAEHEYTAEEWPEASAEQRRGMTHLRHAFHTRPHFVAYWVDELPAAAPWIARNIFGLPLLSWTVRTPEQRARAARTADQMIFEGFLPGT
- a CDS encoding GNAT family N-acetyltransferase, which gives rise to MASSEITLEAVPSVTDIPAADWDACANPPGDPTSLENLDTLALSGSQSDACKPAYNPFVSHAFFAAAEASGSACARTGWGARHLVARLDGKIAGIVPCYLKTHSQGEYVFDRGWADAYERAGGRYYPKLQASVPFTPATGPRLLIRDSVDREQIGTALASGLMALCNATDASSVHVTFAREAEAKFLGRHGFLLRNDQQFHWHNEGYASFEDFLTSLNSRHRKAIKRERREATSAGVTIHRLTGADITEQAWDAFFAFYMETGSRKWGRPYLTRKFFSLIGESMSRDVLLVMAKRNGRWIAGAINFIGSDTLFGRNWGAVEHHPFLHFEVCYYQAIDFAIQRGLKIVEAGAQGEHKLARGYLPQTTYSAHFIADPDLRRAIADYLKRERAYVAEVGRELTQAGPFRKAADEA
- a CDS encoding HIT family protein, with product MPAYDANNPFAKILRGEFPCHKVYEDDHVLAFLDIMPRSPGHTLVIPKVPARNILDITPDDYAHVARAAHKIATAAMKAFNADGITVQQFNEPAGGQVVFHLHMHVMPRHDGVALLPPASRKEEVKVLEDNATKLMAALG
- the tsaA gene encoding tRNA (N6-threonylcarbamoyladenosine(37)-N6)-methyltransferase TrmO; the protein is MVQKTEVREGEITVDMPPTRDAGLVFIGRIRTPWKSRLETPRQGRHDGPVCRLEIFEPWVPAIKGVDFYENLEVIYWLHQSRRDLVLQSPKNNQKTRGTFSLRSPVRPNPIGTSIVKFVAIEGNVILVRGLDCLDETPLLDVKPDRCEFTPLAPPQAGDFETE
- a CDS encoding AzlD domain-containing protein; amino-acid sequence: MNEFFGSPHALLVLVLAGFLPNEVWRMAGLWFGAGVDEGSEVLVWVRAVATAILAGVIAQILVQPPGALAGVPDWLRYGAVAAGFAVFMLTRRSIFAGVVCGEIVLLAGKWWLG
- a CDS encoding AzlC family ABC transporter permease — encoded protein: MALPQLSSSQWKSPIRAFAWGMSSVASTVLTLVLFATYLGIGALAHDSHFSLGWVLGSTLLIWAGPAQIILISTLGSGATAVQAAIAVTVSAIRLFPMVVSVLPLMKTPQTKRRHLVLATHFIAVTLWVECYRLLPRVPRERRIAFTHGLGCGLVTVCMVATTLGYGLAANLPPLFAAAILLLTPLAFLLSTARNCRQISDVLALGLGIALFPLVSMLHTGVDILISGVTAGTIAYGVHRWRRKVRA
- a CDS encoding IS110 family transposase; amino-acid sequence: MCTDHADTPAGCKYATVYVAFELSKAKWQLGIMLPGTEKMSRYRIDGGDLAALAALLVKARSKAEQTGKLVRILSCYEAGLDGHWLHRWLADNEVLNHEIDASSIEVNRRARRAKTDRIDLAQLMRSFLAYLRGEPRVCSMVRVPTPEDEDRKRRTRERERLLQERTGHSNRIKGLLHGQGIRDVMPLKPGFLASLDAMRTGDGRVLPPRLKDEIRREHERLVLVHKQIKGLEAANAAAHRTPAKDSAEAKAVQLAQLKAIGPHIAQLLANEVFYRDFKNRRQLGSCVGLTDVPYDSGARRRQQGISKAGNRRARTTAIELAWLWLRHQPDTELSRWFRERVGNLKGRIRKIAIVALARKLMVALWRYLETGLVPSGAVMRPSF